One window from the genome of Asterias rubens chromosome 11, eAstRub1.3, whole genome shotgun sequence encodes:
- the LOC117296799 gene encoding 60S ribosomal protein L13a-like, with amino-acid sequence MVFSTAMSSFHKTLLIDGKGHLQGRLASLVAKNLLQGQKIVIVRCEGIDISGSFYRNKLKYLQFLRKRTNTKPSRGPYHLRSPSRIFWRVVRGMLPHKRARGKDALSRLKVFEGVPPPYDKKKKFVAPPALRSVRLKQNRKFCNLGRLAHEVGWKYKEIIETLEEKRKARSWERWKVKRTGLQLRRKAAKSVRDKVAPYQKIIRQYGYK; translated from the exons ATGGTCTTTTCGACTGCCATGTCAAGCTTTCACAAG ACGTTACTAATAGATGGGAAGGGTCACCTTCAGGGCCGATTGGCCTCGTTGGTGGCCAAGAACCTTCTTCAAG GTCAAAAGATTGTCATTGTTCGATGTGAAGGAATCGACATCTCCGGTAGCTTCTACCGAAACAAAT TGAAGTACCTGCAGTTTCTGCGCAAGAGAACCAACACCAAGCCTAGCCGTGGTCCCTACCATCTTAGGTCACCCAGCCGTATCTTCTGGAGGGTTGTCAGAG GCATGTTGCCACACAAGCGTGCAAGAGGCAAGGATGCCCTAAGCAGACTGAAGGTCTTCGAGGGAGTCCCACCTCCATATGACAAg aaaaagaAGTTTGTTGCTCCACCAGCACTCCGGTCAGTGCGGCTAAAGCAAAACAGAAAG TTCTGCAATCTCGGACGTCTAGCCCACGAGGTTGGATGGAAATACAAGGAGATTATCGAGACCCTGGAGGAGAAGAGAAAGGCCAGGTCCTGGGAGCGCTGGAAGGTCAAGAGAACTGGCCTG CAACTGCGTCGCAAGGCAGCCAAGAGTGTCAGAGACAAGGTCGCCCCCTACCAGAAGATCATCCGCCAGTACGGTTACAAGTAA
- the LOC117296797 gene encoding iron-sulfur cluster assembly enzyme ISCU, mitochondrial-like yields MSIARQLGKSLRPLLQSRIATCASEASYHKNVIDHYENPRNVGSMDKNDDSVGTGLVGAPACGDVMKLQVKVDENGKIVDAKFKTFGCGSAIASSSLATEWVKGKSVDDALKIKNTDIAKELCLPPVKLHCSMLAEDAIRAALSNYKVKREGKAKAQVAI; encoded by the exons ATGTCGATTGCTCGACAGCTCGGGAAGTCGCTCCGTCCACTGCTGCAGTCGAGAATTGCAACCTGTGCATCGGAAGCGTCTTATCACAAAAAT GTCATCGACCACTACGAAAACCCAAGGAACGTGGGTTCTATGGATAAGAACGATGATTCTGTTGGAACTGGTCTTGTTGGCGCCCCAGCATGTGGTGATGTCATGAAACTTCAG GTCAAAGTTGACGAGAATGGAAAGATTGTTGATGCAAAGTTCAAAACGTTTGGCTGTGGATCTGCAATAGCATCAAGCTCTCTGGCAACAGAATGGGTCAAGGGAAAATCG GTTGACGATGCACTGAAAATCAAGAACACAGACATCGCTAAAGAACTCTGTCTTCCTCCAGTCAAGCTCCATTGCTCAA TGTTAGCTGAAGATGCCATCAGAGCAGCTTTGTCAAACTACAAGGTGAAGAGAGAGGGAAAAGCCAAGGCACAGGTGGCCATTTAA